In a genomic window of Procambarus clarkii isolate CNS0578487 chromosome 10, FALCON_Pclarkii_2.0, whole genome shotgun sequence:
- the LOC138363367 gene encoding uncharacterized protein, protein MRDPRVNVRSCKYKQDIEQLGTLLHTICVQTVRVGGVDDWVTGVDDDVVGVDEDVAGVDEDVVGVDEDVAGVDEDVAGVDEDVGGVDDRVTGVDEDVVGVDEDVAGVDEDVVGVDEDVAGVDEDVVGVDEDVAGVDEDVAGVDEDVTGVDEDVAGGRKSVSMVAGVDDDVAGVDEDVADVDEDVAGVDDDVAGVDEDVADVDEDVAGVDEDMAGVDEDVAGVDEDVAGVDDDVAGVDEDVAGVDDDVAGVDEDVTDVDEDVAGVDEDVAGVDEDVAGVDEDVAGVDEDVVDVEKYSRRQ, encoded by the exons atgcgggatccaagagtcaatgttcgatcctgcaagtacaaacag gatattgaacagcTGGGGACCTTATTGCACACAATATGTGTACAAACGGTTCGTGTGGGTGGAGTGGATGACTGGGTGACTGGTGTGGATGACGACGTGGTTGGTGTGGATGAAGATGTGGCTGGTGTGGATGAAGACGTGGTTGGTGTGGATGAAGACGTGGCTGGTGTGGATGAAGACGTGGCTGGTGTGGATGAAGACGTGGGTGGAGTGGATGACAGGGTGACTGGTGTGGATGAAGACGTGGTTGGTGTGGATGAAGACGTGGCTGGTGTGGATGAAGACGTGGTTGGTGTGGATGAAGACGTGGCTGGTGTGGATGAAGACGTGGTTGGTGTGGATGAAGACGTGGCTGGTGTGGATGAAGACGTGGCTGGTGTGGATGAAGACGTGACTGGTGTGGATGAAGACGTggctg gagggcgaaagtcagtcagtatggtggctggtgtggatgaCGACGTGGCTGGAGTAGATGAAGACGTGGCTGATGTGGATGAAGACGTGGCTGGTGTGGATGACGACGTGGCTGGAGTAGATGAAGACGTGGCTGATGTGGATGAAGACGTGGCTGGTGTGGATGAAGACATGGCTGGTGTGGATGAAGACGTGGCTGGAGTAGATGAAGACGTGGCTGGTGTGGATGACGACGTGGCTGGAGTAGATGAAGACGTGGCTGGTGTGGATGACGACGTGGCTGGAGTAGATGAAGACGTGACTGATGTGGATGAAGACGTGGCTGGTGTGGATGAAGACGTGGCTGGTGTGGATGAAGACGTGGCTGGAGTAGATGAAGACGTGGCTGGTGTGGATGAAGACGTGGTTGATGTGGAGAAGTATTCCAGGCGCCAGTAA
- the LOC138363368 gene encoding uncharacterized protein: MKGKGWVEGSRTQATVAAITEATPTTATVAAITEATPTTATVAAITEATPTTATVAAITEATPTTATVAAITEATPTTATDAAITEATPTTATVTAITEATPTTATAAAVSQQEYTPYTQEYTPYTQEYTPYTQEYTPYTQEYTPYTQEYTQYTQEYTPYTQEYTPYTQEYTQYT, from the exons ATGAAAGGTAAAGGTTGG GTGGAAGGCAGCAGAACACAGGCCACAGTCGCTGCCATCACCGAAGCCACGCCCACTACAGCCACAGTCGCTGCCATCACCGAAGCCACGCCCACTACAGCCACAGTCGCTGCCATCACCGAAGCCACGCCCACTACAGCCACAGTCGCTGCCATCACCGAAGCCACGCCCACTACAGCCACAGTCGCTGCCATCACCGAAGCCACGCCCACTACAGCCACAGACGCTGCCATCACCGAAGCCACGCCCACTACAGCCACAGTCACTGCCATCACCGAAGCCACGCCCACTACAGCCACAGCGGCAGCTGTATCCCAACAG GAGTATACTCCATATACACAGGAGTATACTCCATATACACAAGAATATACTCCATATACACAAGAATATACTCCATATACACAAGAATATACTCCATATACACAAGAATATACTCAATATACACAAGAATATACTCCATATACACAAGAATATACTCCATATACACAAGAATATACTCAATATACATAG